Part of the Halorussus sp. MSC15.2 genome, TCGCGCCGTCGCCGGCCACGACGCCGAACTTCCGGCGGCCGGTCGAGATTCGTTCGCCTTTGACTGTGAACTTCACTGGTTGGTCGTCGTGGCGGAGGTTGGCGACGTTCGTGCCCGCGCCGAAGTTCACGTCACGGCCTAGCACGCTGTCGCCGACGTAACTGAGATGGGCGACGTGCGTGCCTCGGCCGAGAACGCTGTTCTTGACCTCGACGCTGTGGCCGACCTTGGCGTCTTCATCGACGAGCGTCGCGCCGCGGACGTACGCGTTCGGGCCGACGCTCGCGCCCGAGCGCACCAGCGCCGGACCCTCCACGACGACCCCGGCGTCCACGGTCGCGCCTTCCTCGACCACCACGTCGCCCCGGATGTCGGCGTCCTCGTGGACCGTCCCCCGGAGGTCGCGGTCTAACTCGCCGAGTTTCCACTCGTTGGCTTCCAGCAGTTCCCACGGACGCCCCACGTCCAGCCATCGGTCCATCGCGGCGTAACCTACGTCGTACTCCTCGACGGCGCGCGCGAGAACGTCGGTGATTTCGTGCTCTCCGCGTTCGCTCTCGGCCACGTCCAACCACGTCCGCGTTCCTCGGGGAAGACGTATGCTCCGGCGTTGGCGAGGTCGGTGGGTGGGTCGGCGGGCTTCTCGACGATGTCGGTGACGGTGTCGCCGTCCGTCGAGAGGACGCCGTAGTTCGTGGGGTCTTCGACCCGCATCGCGCCGACCGCCGGTCCCGCCTCGAACAGGTCGGCGATGGCGTCGGAGTCGTAGAGGTTGTCGCCGTTGAGGACCGCGAAGGGACCGTCCAGCAGGTCGCGGGCGGCCCGCACCGCGTCGGCGGTCCCCGACTGGGATTCTTGGACCGCATAGCGGACCGGCACCCCGGCGTATTCTTCGCCGAAGTAGTTTCGGACCGCGTCGGCCCCGTAGCCGACGACGATTACGAGTTCGTCCGCGCCCGCGTCCACGGCGGCGTCGCCGCGTGGGCGGCCAGCGGGCGGTCCGCGACCGGCAGCATCGGTTTGGGGAGCGACGCCGACAGCGGCCGAATCCGTGTTCCCTCGCCAGCCGCGAGAATCACTGCTTGCATGGTCGTGGCTTCGACACACCGCCGTTTTAGTCTCCCGGAGTCGCCTCCGATTTCGACTCCCCACTTAATGTCCCTTACGCGTACTGGCGGGTGCTTTTACGGGAGGGGTCTCTCTTTTGCAATACGACTCGTCCAGTCGCCGAAACGCCGCCGAAACCCGATGGCAATGACTTAATATCCATCGGGCCGTCAACACTCACTACTTGCAATAGCTCCGGAACACGTTCAAATTGATGAAACAAAACGAAACATGATGGCCAACGAATGAACATCGATACATCCGACAGGAGACAACTGGAGCAGTCGTCGAACGTTCTCCTGCTGGCACCGTTGACACCCACGGGCAACCGGGCGTGTCTCGAACTACTCGCCTCGACGACGCCGCCGGAGGACGCGAACGTCGCCGCAGTGACGTACACGCCGCCGCCAGAGACGTGGATTTCCGACTGGAAGAAGTACATCGAGCGTCTGCCCGACGAACTCGCGTTCATCCACGCCAACACGGTGGAGACGACCGGCGACTACGACGAGAGCGAACTCCCGCCGGACGTGTCGGTCGCACGGGTGGACCCCAACCAGCCGATGGACATCATCGCGCCGCTGAGCGAGCAGTTGACCCGGTGGAACGGGAACGGGAATCAGACGCTCGTCTCGGTCCAGACGCTGACCATCCTCTTGGAGTACGTCGATTTCGACACCGCGTTTCGGTATCTCCACATCCTCACCCACCGGGTACAGGCCGCCGACGCCATCGGGTTCTACCAGATGGACCCCGACATCCACGACGAGGAGACCATCAACACGCTGAAGACTCTGTTCGACGCCGTGGTCGAGGTGTCCGACGACGGCGAAGAGTGGTCGGTCACCGAGACCTACGGCGACCGAACCGCGACCAGCGACCACGTCCAGTCCCACGACACGGACGTCTCCGTGCCGGACTCCGAGAGCGGCCTATTCGCCTCGATTCGCGACTCGCTGACGGGCGTGTTCTCCGACGCGAGCGACTCGGAGTCGGCCGGCACCGCGACGGGCGGGTCGCCGAACAGGTCGGCGAGGGGACCTCGGCCGGGTCGGCCGCACAGTCGGGGCGGGAGTCGGGCGTCGAAGACCTCCCCGAAGAGGCGATGCTGACCGACGAGGACCGAATCCGGGAACTGCTCACGACGTACGGGGGCCGGATGAAACAGGCCGACGTGACCGAGGAGACCGACTGGTCGAAATCGACGGTCAGTCGCAAACTTTCGAAGATGGAGGAGAAGGGCCTCATCACTCGCGTCCAAGTCGGCAGGGGGAACCTCGTCTTCCTGAGCGGGTACGAACCCGAGACGGCGAAATCACCTTTCGAACAGGAGACGGACTGATAGATGACGGAACCGAACGCGCGAACGACCGGCCGGACCCACCGGCGAACGCCGGACCGGCGACCAGACTCGCCGAGACACGGCAGTTTAAGTTTGACTGGATATGAGTGAATCACTACAGAGTGCAAGCGAGACCGGAACTATGCCAAAAGATGCTACAGTGCTGATAGTCGACGACGAGAAGCCGATAACGGACGCCTACGCCCAATGGCTGGAAGACGACTACCAAGTTCGGACGGCCTACAGCGGGTCCGAGGCCCTCGAAAAACTCGACGACGAGGTCGACGTCGTCCTACTGGACCGACGGATGCCGGACCTCTCGGGCGAGGACGTACTGAACGAGATACACGAGCAGGGACTCACCTGTCGAGTCGCGCTCGTGTCGGCGGTCGAACCCGACTTCGACATCCTCGAACTCGGCTTCGACGCCTACCTCGAAAAGCCGGTCTCGGAGGCCGAGGAGTTGCTCGAAACCGTCGAGACCCTCATCCGACGCTCGACCTACGACGTCCAGATGCAGCGGTTCCTCTCGCTGGCGAACAAGAAGGCCGCGCTAGAGACCAAGAAGAGTCCGGAGGAACTCGACGCCAACGAGGAGTACGAGAAACTCACGCAGGAACTGGCCGACCTCCGCGCGCAACTCTCGGACACCGCGACGACGCTCGACGACGACGACCTGCGCGCGGAGTTCTACGAGAGCGAGCAGTGACGATTCGGTTTCTCGCTTCGTCGGTCTGACGGCACCCGTGTCCGAGGCTATCGGTTCGTCGTTCGCCGTCGCGCTTTAAGTGGTTCTGGCGATAAGGGATAGATACGAGGGAAGACGGTCTCGTTCTGCAGGACTCAGTTCTGGCTACCACTGCGTCCGTCGTTCGAGACGTGTCGATGGAACCCTTGACCGAAAGAAAGTGCTGTCGCTTCCGGAGAGTGACTCGATAGAGCCGAAGACACCCTTCGTATCCACTCGTTATCGCTAGAGGTGCGTGAACGACCGACGACCAAATTCGGATATCCGCGGCTCTCGTTTAAGTGCTTCTGGCGACAAGGGATAGATACGAGGGAAGACGGTCCCGTTCTGCAGGACTCAGTACTCCGTAGCCGCGCTTTCCGGCGGCGCTTCGTCGCAGGCGCATGTTTAAACTATCCCCGCCGACTACGGATGCGTAATGACCGAGGGGTGGACCGACCAGCAGTTGCCGACGTGGCAGTCGGACGCTGTCGGCGACGACCGCGAGGTGGAGCGACCGTTCAGCCAGCGACCCGGCGACGGCGCTGTCGGCCGGGCGGACCTCCAGCGCGACCAGACGGTCCGCAAGTGGGGACCCGTCACGCCGAGCGCGACTCAAATCGGCCGCGCGGAGTCGCCGGAGGCAGACCTCTCCGAGAACGTGCGCCGACTCCACGAGGAACGCCACTCCGCGATGGCCGGACACAGCGCGCGGATGCACCGCCTCGACAAACTCCGCATCGCCCACGCGCTCTGCAACGACCTGTCGTTGACCCCGTGGCAGCGCGACCGGGTGGTCGGCATCATGTCGGACCTCGACCTCACGGCGTTCGGGAGCCAGCGCGCGATTCCGAAGGTCGCGCTGGTCGTCATCCGCCACGTCGTGGACCGCGAGCGCGAACACTACCTCGGTCTCCACGACCAAGAGTGGATTCGAGGGCTGTCGCCCGACCGACTGAACGACCTCTACGACCAGTTCCGGTCGATTACCGACGAGGAGGAGTTCTCGGCGCTCGTCGCGAAACACGGACTGGACGTGACCAGCCTCAACCGACTCCGGCGCACGCTCAAGGACCAACTCGACGAACAGGACCTCGAAGCGGCAGTGTACGGTCGGAAC contains:
- a CDS encoding MarR family transcriptional regulator, with protein sequence MNIDTSDRRQLEQSSNVLLLAPLTPTGNRACLELLASTTPPEDANVAAVTYTPPPETWISDWKKYIERLPDELAFIHANTVETTGDYDESELPPDVSVARVDPNQPMDIIAPLSEQLTRWNGNGNQTLVSVQTLTILLEYVDFDTAFRYLHILTHRVQAADAIGFYQMDPDIHDEETINTLKTLFDAVVEVSDDGEEWSVTETYGDRTATSDHVQSHDTDVSVPDSESGLFASIRDSLTGVFSDASDSESAGTATGGSPNRSARGPRPGRPHSRGGSRASKTSPKRRC
- a CDS encoding MarR family transcriptional regulator, whose protein sequence is MLTDEDRIRELLTTYGGRMKQADVTEETDWSKSTVSRKLSKMEEKGLITRVQVGRGNLVFLSGYEPETAKSPFEQETD
- a CDS encoding response regulator transcription factor, giving the protein MPKDATVLIVDDEKPITDAYAQWLEDDYQVRTAYSGSEALEKLDDEVDVVLLDRRMPDLSGEDVLNEIHEQGLTCRVALVSAVEPDFDILELGFDAYLEKPVSEAEELLETVETLIRRSTYDVQMQRFLSLANKKAALETKKSPEELDANEEYEKLTQELADLRAQLSDTATTLDDDDLRAEFYESEQ
- a CDS encoding DNA-directed RNA polymerase subunit epsilon, whose amino-acid sequence is MTEGWTDQQLPTWQSDAVGDDREVERPFSQRPGDGAVGRADLQRDQTVRKWGPVTPSATQIGRAESPEADLSENVRRLHEERHSAMAGHSARMHRLDKLRIAHALCNDLSLTPWQRDRVVGIMSDLDLTAFGSQRAIPKVALVVIRHVVDREREHYLGLHDQEWIRGLSPDRLNDLYDQFRSITDEEEFSALVAKHGLDVTSLNRLRRTLKDQLDEQDLEAAVYGRNPYRDPNLPSLDARRADEAHEK